From Acidianus brierleyi:
CTACTGTTCCCAATTTTTCAACAGGTTCATTAATAGATAATCCCTTAGCGAGGGCTCTAATAATGTCTCTTTCTGTAATAATTCCCACAACATTTCCATGATCAGTAATAATAACTGACCCCATGTTTAGTGAAGCCATAGTTTTTACTGCATCTAATGTTGAAGTTCCTTTCTCTATTGTTACAGGTGACCTACTTATTAAATCTTTTACTTTACTTGTCATAATATGTATTATACATTTCGATAATTATAAAAGTTTCTCAAGTTCTTTATCTAACTTTTCATAGAATGAATAATTTATAATGTCATATTGCTCTTTCCTTGTCATCATCTTCTCCATTAACGATCTTTGGCTTCCCTCATTTTTCAAAATCTCTAGTGCGTCTTTCATTGCTTTGGCTGCTACTCTAAAAATAGTAACTGGGAATATAACATATCTGTATCCCATGGATTTAAATTCCTCTGCAGAAATTAAAGGGGTTTTACCAAATTCTGTCATATTTGCCAATAATGGAGCTTTAACTTCTTTAGAAAATCTTTCAAACTCTTCTTTCGAATGAAGAGCTTCTGGAAAAATTATATCTGCTCCAGCTTCTACGTATTCCTTAGCCCTTTCTATAGCGTCTTCTATACTAATTACATCCCGTGAGTCTACTCTCGCAATTATTAAAGCGTTTTTCCTTGCTTTTAATGCAGCCTTTATCTTAGATAACATAGTATCTTTATCTACCACTTCTTTACCATCTAAATGTCCGCATTTTTTTGGCATTTTCTGATCTTCTATTTGTATAGCATCTGCTCCAGAACTTTCCAAGATTTTTACTGTTCTATATACATTTATAGCCTCGCCAAATCCAGTATCTGCATCAACTATCATTGGTATACTAGATACTTCCCTTATCTTTCTTACCATATAGGACAACTCGTCAAGGCTTATTAACCCAATGTCAGGAATTCCAAATGATGATGTCAATGCTCCACCAGATAAATATACTGCCTTAAAACCAACTTTTTCAGCTAATAACGCAGTAAAAGGATTAAAAACTCCAGGAACTATCATGAAATCTTCTTTAAGGATTGACAATTTCTTCCACCTTCATATTATCAATTTCCCATAACTTACTTATTTGCTTTTCATTCATGCCGAGTTTTATTGCTTTTTCTTCAACTTCCTTATCTGTCATTGGATTGTTATAATATCCTCTTGGCGACCTAATTTCCTTTTCAAATCTTCCTTTATCGGTTATAATAATCAATTTTATGGGTAATTCTCTAGGATAGACTTTAGTGTATTCCTCTTTTTCCATGACTTCTATCTTGTCCATCAATTCTCTAATTTGATTATCGCCAATCATTGAATAGTTCTCTAACCACATTTTTTTAGTTAGAAGAGTTGAGGCTACTATAAATGGTAAACTGTGATCTGCTGTTTCTTTATTATCAGGATTCCATTTTTCTTTATCAGCTAAGATTGAAACTCCTGCTTCATAAGTTTGAATATATATTTTCCTGATTTCGCCTTGATATTCTATACTTAAAGCAGCTTCTACTGCGGCCTCACCGTGATATTCTACTGGATATTTCTTTAAACTTGTCTCAAGAATTTTCGACGTACTCATTCTTTCAAAATTTGAGATATCTATATCAGCTATTAATTTGAATCCCATGTTTCCAGAGAAAGGATTTACTGGTCCAGTAAATCCTTTACTAGCTAAAAGCGTTGAGAATACTGCATTTCTTACAGCTTCTGCTGCAGCTCCTGCTTTCCACATTGATAATTTACCACTACGCGTCTGCCTTAAAGCTATATGAGGAATTAAAGCTATTGAAATAGCGTTATATATAGCCTCTTTTTTCAAATTAAGAAGTTTGCTTGCGGCAGCAGTTGCAGCAACTTCTAGAAAATTAACATGATCAAATCCTCTCTTTCTTAATGATGTAGAATCGCATAATCTTGTCCCTATTTCATATCCAACAACTATTGATAAGATAATATCTTTACCGAGTTTTCCTTTACCTAACGCAAGTAAACCTCCTATCATATCACTAGGATGTAAGGGCTCTAAGGATAGATACGTATCGTTAAAATCTAGGTATCTTATTAATAGGGTATTATAAAACGAAGCAATATCTGGAGAAGCATTTCCTCCCCATAATAACAGAAAGTCTCCAGGATAACTGGGGAGTAGAGTCCTTACTATCTTTGCTGGTTCTGAGTTAATTGACGCTTTAGCTACTGCTAAAGAGTCTATTATTCTTCTTTTAGCCTCATGAATTTCCTTTTCTTTTAAGTCGTCATAATTTACAGACGACACATATTCGGCTAAAATTTCTGCTAGCTCCATAATATTGGTTTAGAAACAATCCAATATAAACTTTATAAGAAAAGTTTAAATAAATTCTTGAATATATTTATCATGTGAAATTATGACTAAGATAGCCTTCGTTGGGCTAGGAAAAATAGGTCAAACAATAACTTACTCTTCAGTAATAGACGGAATATTTGAAGAAGTAATGTTATATGATATAATACCAGAATTACCTGAAAAATTCGAACATGAATTAAGACATGCGTTTGCTACTAAAAGTATTAAAACCGAAATTATTTCTTCCAATAATATAGACGATATAGCTGGTGCAGATATTGTAGTAATAACTGCTGGAAAACCAAGAAAACCAGGAATGAGTAGAAGGGATTTGTTTAAGGATAACGCAAAAATAATGATTGATCTAGCTAGCAAGTTACCTAGTAAAAATCCAGGTGCAATATACGTAATGGTAACTAATCCAGTAGATATGATGGCATCTGTATTTGCTAAATATTCTAAGGAAATGACTATAAGCACTGGAGATCAAGTAGAGACAATGAGAATGAGATCTTTTATAGCAAAGAAACTTCATGTGCCAGTTAACGAAGTTAATGGATACGTAGGAGGAGAACATGGTGAAGACGCTGTAGTTTTATGGAGTACTGTATCAGTTAAAGGAAAACCAATAGACCAGTTTAATATAGATAAAGAAGAGGTCTCTAATTACGTTAAGCAGATTGCAGGAGAAATAATTAGAGTAATGGGCGGAACAACTTGGGGTCCAGGGACAATTATAGGTGACGTGATAAGAGCTATAGCATTAAATGAGAATAAGTTAATGAGCATAGCAACTCCCAGAGTCTTTGAAGGGGAAATAATTCATATAAGTGTACCAGTAATTGTTGGTAGAACAATAGGACCTTCCATAGAGTCATTACTAGATGAAAAAGATAAATGGCACCTAACTACTGCAACTAAAGACTTTTACGATGTATATAAGGAAATGCTTAGCTCTCTAGGAGAAGTTACATTATCTAAGTAATTTTTACTGTGATATACTCATTATATGCTAATTATTTTTTATTTTATATAAAAACTACTTTTAATTTAAGTACTAGATCAGTTTGTGAATACAGACATTATCAGTGAACTACTCCGCCCTAACGGGCGTGGCTTCCTGCTTCAAAGCCGAGGCTTGCCAAAGGTAGAGGTCTCAGCTCCACAGGCACTAAGGGTCGTTCCGACCCCGAGCACTAATGTGAACCCACAGTATCCCAATATGGGACTGTTGAATGGAGCAGAGGCGTACCACATAGACCCTCGCTTTAACCAAGGCGTCTCAGTGACGCTTACTCCGTCAGTGACTGCCATTAAGAGAATATTTGAAAAATACGTATTTAAATGTAACTACAAAGGGGGCTCCTACGGTGATTTTCACGAACAACACTCCTAAACAAGAAGACAAGCTTTACAAGAGTGAGACTAAGAAGACTAGGTATAGGAGAGGAGGTGGTGAAGGCCCTCAAGTTAACCCCAATCAAGTAGTTCCTTCGGCTCTTCAAGCTATCGCCTAGCCATGTTAGAGGCAAAGCATGTGGAGCCTATCCATCTCCACCCTTACGGATGGAGTCTTCCACCCCCTTTGAACCCTATATAGATTAATTAGTTGGGGAGAGTAATACTCTCCAACTGGGAAACATGGTCGACCCTTTGACTGAAGCAAAGTCTTCGAACGGGGGCGTGACAAACCCCTACCATCGGACTGAACATTGTGATAATATGCACGGATATAGGTGTGATAAAGAGGTAGGGATCCTAGGAATAGACATATCAAAAGATCATGTGACGAGTGAGGGGAGGGTCTACGAGAACAACAAGAAGGGTTATGAAGAAATACTAAAAGTGAAACTAAACACAATAGTGGTCGAACCGACAGGAGCATACTCAATAAAACCATGTCAATACTTCAAGGAAAAAGGGATCAAGATACTACAAGTAAGCCCAAATATACTATGGAAGGAGAAGGACTTGAGAGGAAAACAGATTTTTACTACAAAAACTAGTAAACATGGCAAACAAGGCAAAGGAG
This genomic window contains:
- a CDS encoding CBS domain-containing protein codes for the protein MTSKVKDLISRSPVTIEKGTSTLDAVKTMASLNMGSVIITDHGNVVGIITERDIIRALAKGLSINEPVEKLGTVGNLITVTEEDSIYVAAEKMSKHNIRHLIVLDTEGKFKGVISMRDMIRESHVLKALSSISEEEFVGSD
- the prpB gene encoding methylisocitrate lyase, with amino-acid sequence MIVPGVFNPFTALLAEKVGFKAVYLSGGALTSSFGIPDIGLISLDELSYMVRKIREVSSIPMIVDADTGFGEAINVYRTVKILESSGADAIQIEDQKMPKKCGHLDGKEVVDKDTMLSKIKAALKARKNALIIARVDSRDVISIEDAIERAKEYVEAGADIIFPEALHSKEEFERFSKEVKAPLLANMTEFGKTPLISAEEFKSMGYRYVIFPVTIFRVAAKAMKDALEILKNEGSQRSLMEKMMTRKEQYDIINYSFYEKLDKELEKLL
- a CDS encoding MmgE/PrpD family protein, with protein sequence MELAEILAEYVSSVNYDDLKEKEIHEAKRRIIDSLAVAKASINSEPAKIVRTLLPSYPGDFLLLWGGNASPDIASFYNTLLIRYLDFNDTYLSLEPLHPSDMIGGLLALGKGKLGKDIILSIVVGYEIGTRLCDSTSLRKRGFDHVNFLEVAATAAASKLLNLKKEAIYNAISIALIPHIALRQTRSGKLSMWKAGAAAEAVRNAVFSTLLASKGFTGPVNPFSGNMGFKLIADIDISNFERMSTSKILETSLKKYPVEYHGEAAVEAALSIEYQGEIRKIYIQTYEAGVSILADKEKWNPDNKETADHSLPFIVASTLLTKKMWLENYSMIGDNQIRELMDKIEVMEKEEYTKVYPRELPIKLIIITDKGRFEKEIRSPRGYYNNPMTDKEVEEKAIKLGMNEKQISKLWEIDNMKVEEIVNP
- a CDS encoding lactate/malate dehydrogenase family protein, encoding MTKIAFVGLGKIGQTITYSSVIDGIFEEVMLYDIIPELPEKFEHELRHAFATKSIKTEIISSNNIDDIAGADIVVITAGKPRKPGMSRRDLFKDNAKIMIDLASKLPSKNPGAIYVMVTNPVDMMASVFAKYSKEMTISTGDQVETMRMRSFIAKKLHVPVNEVNGYVGGEHGEDAVVLWSTVSVKGKPIDQFNIDKEEVSNYVKQIAGEIIRVMGGTTWGPGTIIGDVIRAIALNENKLMSIATPRVFEGEIIHISVPVIVGRTIGPSIESLLDEKDKWHLTTATKDFYDVYKEMLSSLGEVTLSK